A genomic segment from Rubrobacter tropicus encodes:
- a CDS encoding HD domain-containing protein, producing MRTREALFDALEPPVDPDELLDRVPELSLARGLEGSPYHHLDTLDHVLEVIRRVEQELEENRLGALVPEDGLDGLRLAALLHDVAKPVTRGELEGRVLFVAHDSLGAALVRRICRRLDLPARETDLAATLTALHLKIGFMQNGRTDTPPDRLARAAGIFGEELAVLSLADRLAAQGPRLKPEHIDRHVTLCADFLEASRDLGPYPEPDYQALATNIPTGADAGYAASQARLFAARGLDPASAIRAALSHVASLL from the coding sequence TTGCGCACGCGAGAGGCCCTCTTCGACGCGCTCGAACCGCCGGTGGACCCGGACGAGCTCCTGGACCGGGTCCCCGAGCTCTCCCTGGCCCGCGGCCTGGAGGGTAGCCCTTACCACCACCTCGACACGCTCGACCACGTCCTCGAGGTGATCCGGCGCGTGGAGCAGGAACTCGAAGAGAACCGCCTCGGCGCCCTCGTCCCCGAAGACGGCCTGGACGGACTTCGCCTCGCCGCCCTCCTGCACGACGTCGCCAAGCCCGTGACCCGGGGCGAGCTCGAAGGCCGCGTCCTCTTCGTCGCCCACGACTCTCTGGGCGCGGCCCTCGTACGGCGGATCTGCCGGCGCCTGGACCTCCCCGCCCGCGAGACCGATCTCGCGGCGACCCTTACGGCCTTGCACCTCAAGATCGGCTTCATGCAAAACGGCCGGACCGACACGCCCCCCGACCGCCTCGCCCGCGCCGCAGGCATCTTCGGCGAAGAACTCGCCGTCCTGAGCCTCGCCGACCGCCTCGCGGCCCAGGGCCCGCGCCTCAAACCCGAACACATAGACCGCCACGTAACCCTCTGCGCCGACTTTCTCGAAGCCAGCCGCGACCTCGGCCCGTACCCCGAACCGGACTACCAGGCCCTCGCGACGAACATCCCCACGGGCGCCGACGCCGGCTACGCCGCGAGCCAGGCCCGTCTCTTCGCGGCCCGCGGCCTCGACCCGGCGTCCGCGATCAGGGCCGCACTCTCGCACGTCGCGTCGCTGTTGTGA
- a CDS encoding PspC domain-containing protein, whose amino-acid sequence MRFKRAKRDRWLLGVCGGLARSQGWNPNVVRLVTAVLAIAIPGFSLIPVLIIYIILGAVLPESDEF is encoded by the coding sequence TTGCGTTTCAAGAGGGCGAAGAGGGACCGTTGGTTGCTCGGCGTGTGTGGCGGGCTGGCCCGGTCTCAGGGGTGGAACCCGAACGTGGTGCGGCTGGTGACGGCCGTGCTCGCGATCGCGATCCCGGGTTTCAGCCTCATCCCGGTGCTCATCATCTACATCATCCTCGGCGCCGTTTTGCCGGAGAGCGACGAGTTCTAG
- a CDS encoding uracil-DNA glycosylase, translating into MEFAEAQKEALGCTKCGLCQSRTQVVFGEGPLNAGLFVVGEAPGFNEDAQGKPFVGASGMLLDRLLDSVGVGRDRAYLTTLVKCRPPGAFPRPPKPSEVSSCRPYLLSQLAAVDPLVVVAMGDLASRVLTGRKESAARIRGRAIPLDGRYVFPTLSLARALYTPADRALLLSDFSRLPELLAAERPSTYETLNVTRSEEPEPLQPGLW; encoded by the coding sequence TTGGAGTTCGCCGAGGCCCAGAAGGAGGCTTTGGGCTGCACGAAGTGCGGCCTTTGCCAGTCGAGGACGCAGGTCGTTTTCGGGGAGGGGCCGCTGAACGCGGGCCTCTTCGTCGTCGGCGAGGCGCCCGGCTTCAACGAGGACGCGCAGGGGAAGCCTTTCGTCGGCGCCTCGGGGATGCTTCTGGACCGGCTGCTCGACTCGGTCGGCGTCGGCCGCGACAGGGCCTACCTGACCACGCTCGTCAAGTGCCGGCCGCCGGGGGCTTTCCCCAGGCCTCCGAAGCCGTCCGAGGTGAGCTCCTGCCGGCCCTACCTCCTCTCCCAGCTCGCCGCCGTCGACCCGCTCGTGGTGGTGGCGATGGGGGATTTGGCGAGCCGGGTTCTCACCGGGAGAAAGGAGTCCGCCGCCCGCATCCGGGGCCGGGCAATACCGCTCGACGGCCGCTACGTCTTCCCGACCCTCTCGCTCGCGCGGGCGCTCTACACACCGGCCGACCGGGCGCTCCTGCTGTCGGACTTCTCCCGCCTGCCGGAGCTCCTCGCGGCCGAGCGCCCCTCCACCTACGAAACCCTCAACGTCACCCGCTCCGAGGAACCCGAACCCCTACAGCCGGGGCTCTGGTAG
- the tsaE gene encoding tRNA (adenosine(37)-N6)-threonylcarbamoyltransferase complex ATPase subunit type 1 TsaE — protein MKFAGLDEAALADLAARVAAVLAPGDVVVLSGEVGAGKTTFVRAAARTLGVGERVTSPTYQFARGYEAEVRGRPLTVNHLDLYRLEGIEAPDVLEIDDYLGEDAVTFIEWAEPALGVLKRPTVVELDHETPGTRRVTVTGPVAGRLC, from the coding sequence CTGAAGTTCGCCGGCCTCGACGAGGCCGCGCTCGCGGACCTCGCAGCCCGCGTAGCCGCCGTGCTCGCCCCCGGCGACGTCGTGGTCCTCTCCGGGGAGGTGGGGGCGGGCAAGACCACCTTCGTCAGGGCCGCCGCCCGCACTTTAGGCGTCGGGGAGCGGGTAACGAGCCCGACCTACCAGTTCGCCCGCGGTTACGAGGCAGAAGTTCGCGGACGCCCGCTCACCGTCAACCACCTGGACCTCTACAGGCTAGAAGGCATCGAGGCGCCGGACGTCCTGGAGATAGACGACTACCTCGGGGAGGACGCCGTCACGTTCATAGAGTGGGCAGAGCCCGCGCTCGGCGTGCTGAAGCGGCCGACCGTCGTCGAGCTCGACCACGAGACCCCTGGGACCCGCCGCGTAACCGTTACGGGTCCGGTCGCGGGGCGCCTGTGCTGA
- the tsaB gene encoding tRNA (adenosine(37)-N6)-threonylcarbamoyltransferase complex dimerization subunit type 1 TsaB — protein sequence MLILALDASTPVTTVALARAEAGADAETDDREVLVEISVSAGGPSGGASEALLTAVHAALGFAGEDLSSVGRVLCGVGPGTFTGIRIAAATARALSFGTGAALAGNSTLDALAAPALSCSGDVLAVIDAKRGEIFVRRFSADGPTTGIGCVRPEELSVEGSPLIVGDGAVRYRGALEGLGSIPPDGSPLHRVSAIGHVISADLTPVAAPDLVPIYVREPDAEVRRDLNPWGRS from the coding sequence GTGCTGATCCTGGCGCTCGACGCCTCGACCCCCGTTACGACGGTCGCCCTCGCCAGGGCAGAAGCCGGGGCTGACGCCGAGACGGACGACCGGGAGGTTCTGGTCGAGATCTCCGTCTCGGCCGGCGGGCCCTCGGGCGGCGCCTCAGAAGCCCTGCTAACGGCCGTCCACGCCGCGCTCGGTTTCGCCGGCGAGGACCTCTCCTCGGTCGGGCGCGTGCTCTGCGGGGTCGGCCCGGGCACCTTCACCGGCATCCGCATAGCGGCCGCCACCGCCCGCGCCCTCTCTTTCGGCACGGGCGCGGCCCTCGCCGGGAACTCGACCCTGGACGCCCTCGCGGCGCCCGCGCTCTCGTGCAGCGGTGACGTCCTGGCGGTCATAGATGCGAAGAGGGGCGAGATCTTCGTCAGGCGGTTCTCGGCGGACGGTCCGACTACCGGCATCGGTTGCGTGAGGCCCGAAGAGCTTTCCGTAGAAGGGTCTCCGCTCATCGTTGGGGATGGGGCTGTCCGTTACAGGGGGGCACTCGAAGGGCTCGGTTCCATTCCCCCGGATGGGTCGCCGCTGCACAGGGTCTCGGCGATCGGGCACGTGATCTCGGCCGACCTCACCCCGGTCGCAGCCCCAGACCTCGTGCCCATCTACGTCCGCGAGCCCGACGCCGAGGTCCGCCGGGACCTGAACCCGTGGGGCCGTTCGTGA